CGGCCCCAACCCGGTCCCCAATCCGCTGACAACATAGATAGCGCCCAAAACGGCCGTGGCGCCATTTTCAACATGCAGCGTTTGCGCCACAAACGAGTCCTGCAGCGAAAAGACCTGCGCCGCAAACGTGATCTCCAGCACATTGATACCACCCCAGACCAACGAACCGGCCGCCTTCACCAGCGCAATCGCCAAAATAACAGGTTCGCCCCACAGATACCGAAACCCGTCTACAAAATCCAGCCACCCCGTCTGCCGAACTCCCACCGACGTAATAACCGTCGCCGGCATCACAATCCGGCTAATAAACCAGGCAGAAAGTATAAATGTCAGGCTGTCCAGCACAAACGCCGTCTGTGCCCCCAAAGTAGCCGCCACCAATCCACCCAAAAATGCGCCCAACGCCAGCATCGTACTCCAGGTAAGGCTGTCCAGCGCATTAGCCGTCACCAGGTCCTCTTCAACCACGACATTGGCCAATACTGCATTCCGCGCCGGTGTAAACAATGCACTCAACACAAACTGAAGCAGTGTCAGTGCATAAAACAACCAAATTTGCCCCGACGAGCGCACCAACAAAAAGCCAAGCACGGTAAAGGCGCGCAGCACATCAGAAACAATGAGAATCGTTCGACGATTGAGACGGTCAGCCAGCACACCGGCCAGAGGGCTAAACAGAAAGAGGGGTAAAAAACGAGTCAAAAAAAGGTAGCTAATAGCTACCCCGCTGTTGGTAAGTGCAGTGATGATTTCGGCCGCGGCCAGCAGGTTGAACCAATCTCCCAACTGAGAAACAACACTCCCCAGCCACAGAAAACGATAGTTACGGTTTTTCTGCAGCAGAAGGAGATATTCACGCATGACGACGGCCGTTGCTTAAGTCCCCCAAACAAAAAAAGAGATTGGCTACTGAAGAGTAGAAGATATACATCTTCACTCCTCAATTTCCAATCTCTAAAAAAGGTCTCTTGGCAATGACCTACTCTCCCAGGGAGTCACCCCCCAAGTACCATTGGCGCTGGCGAACTTAACTGCCGGGTTCGAGATGGGACCGGGTGTACCCTCGCCGCTCAAATCACCAAGAGATCTTTCTAAAAAACAACAAATTAAAGAACATATCAAATGAATAAGGTAACAGGAACTATGTACAATACCAAAATTCCGAATTCTCCGTACCATGTGTAACGTAAGCCCTCGACCATTAGTACGGCTTAGCTGAGTACATTACTGCACT
Above is a genomic segment from Candidatus Leptovillus gracilis containing:
- a CDS encoding MFS transporter, which produces MREYLLLLQKNRNYRFLWLGSVVSQLGDWFNLLAAAEIITALTNSGVAISYLFLTRFLPLFLFSPLAGVLADRLNRRTILIVSDVLRAFTVLGFLLVRSSGQIWLFYALTLLQFVLSALFTPARNAVLANVVVEEDLVTANALDSLTWSTMLALGAFLGGLVAATLGAQTAFVLDSLTFILSAWFISRIVMPATVITSVGVRQTGWLDFVDGFRYLWGEPVILAIALVKAAGSLVWGGINVLEITFAAQVFSLQDSFVAQTLHVENGATAVLGAIYVVSGLGTGLGPIVLRSWLGDSRRRILLGISIGFVLLTVGIMTLARAGSLPVFLSGTLVRTVGSGAVWVFSAALLQMLTPDRFRGRVFAFEFAALTLTQSVATFFAGYAQDSWGMDVRGVTAVLGWLSMVMAALWFLVHWRVRSHFMEGEGGQRPSGNKHSGLHR